One genomic region from uncultured Subdoligranulum sp. encodes:
- the uvrA gene encoding excinuclease ABC subunit UvrA, whose protein sequence is MSTAPKETKRKSKIQIDPNNRIVIKGAREHNLKNVSLELPRNKLIVMTGLSGSGKSSLAFDTIFADGQRRYMESLSSYARQFLGQMEKPDVDEITGLSPAISIDQKTTSHNPRSTVGTVTEIYDYLRLMYARIGVPHCPICGREITQQSIDEMVDEVMKLPERTRFQVLAPVVRGRKGTQAKELDAARRAGFARVRIDGNMYDLSEEISLEKNIKHTVEIVVDRLVINDTVRGRLADSIETALAQTGGLVLVDVIGGEPMMFSQSYACPEHGVSVEELTPRMFSFNNPFGACEKCTGLGTFMKVDPARVIPDKRKSIRESAIKASGWYYAEGSISEMTYRALGKRYGFTLDTPIKDFSKEALHALLYGTGEERIEMQRESMFGSGTYYNQFEGIIPNLERRFRETSSEWVKEEIALVMSSEECPACHGRRLKPTSLAVTVGGINIADFCDKSVSEELEFIRNAKVSERDEMIGAPIFKEVKERLGFLESVGLGYLTLSRGAASLSGGESQRIRLATQIGSALTGVLYVLDEPSIGLHQRDNDKLIATMKRLRDLGNTLIVVEHDEDTMRQADYIVDVGPGAGVHGGEIVAAGSVADICKVKRSITGAYLSGRKYVEVPETRREGNGKYLRVVKAHENNLQNITVDFPLGKMICVTGVSGSGKSTLVNEILYKTLAAALNGARSRPGQCEEVQGMEWVDKVIGIDQSPIGRTPRSNPATYTGVFGDIRALFASTQDAKMRGYGPGRFSFNVKGGRCEACEGGGILQIEMHFLPDIYVPCDVCKGKRYNRETLEVKYKDKNISDVLDMTVEEACNFFANIPKIARKLQTLQEVGLGYIQLGQAATTLSGGEAQRVKLANELARRGTGQTVYILDEPTTGLHVADVHRLVKVLDKLVDAGNTVIVIEHNLDVIKRADYIIDLGPEGGSGGGRIVATGTPEEVAENPNSFTGQYLKPMLERARELQKKTK, encoded by the coding sequence TTGAGTACTGCACCGAAAGAAACCAAGCGGAAATCCAAGATTCAAATTGACCCCAACAACCGCATTGTCATCAAGGGCGCCCGGGAGCACAATCTGAAGAATGTGAGCCTGGAACTGCCGCGCAACAAGCTGATCGTCATGACGGGGCTGTCGGGATCCGGCAAGTCCAGCCTGGCCTTTGATACGATTTTTGCGGACGGACAGCGCCGGTATATGGAGAGTCTCTCCAGCTACGCCCGGCAGTTCCTGGGACAGATGGAAAAACCGGATGTGGATGAGATCACGGGACTTTCCCCGGCCATCTCCATTGATCAGAAAACCACCAGCCACAACCCGCGTTCCACCGTGGGCACCGTTACCGAAATCTATGACTACCTGCGTCTGATGTACGCGCGGATCGGTGTGCCGCATTGCCCGATCTGCGGTCGGGAGATTACCCAGCAGTCCATTGACGAGATGGTGGACGAGGTGATGAAGCTGCCGGAACGTACCCGGTTCCAGGTACTGGCGCCAGTGGTCCGGGGGCGCAAGGGCACCCAGGCCAAGGAACTGGATGCGGCACGCCGCGCCGGTTTTGCCCGTGTCCGGATCGACGGGAACATGTATGATCTCAGCGAGGAGATCAGTCTGGAAAAGAATATCAAGCATACCGTGGAGATCGTGGTGGACCGCCTTGTCATCAATGATACGGTGCGCGGACGGCTGGCGGATTCTATCGAGACGGCTCTGGCCCAGACCGGCGGTCTGGTTCTGGTGGATGTGATCGGCGGCGAGCCCATGATGTTCAGCCAGAGCTATGCCTGCCCGGAGCACGGCGTTTCGGTGGAGGAACTGACGCCCCGGATGTTCAGCTTCAACAACCCCTTCGGCGCCTGCGAAAAGTGCACGGGCCTCGGCACTTTCATGAAGGTGGACCCCGCCCGTGTTATCCCGGATAAGCGCAAATCCATCCGGGAAAGCGCCATCAAAGCCAGTGGCTGGTACTATGCGGAGGGTTCCATCTCCGAGATGACCTATCGGGCCCTTGGCAAGCGGTACGGCTTTACACTGGATACACCCATCAAGGACTTCAGCAAGGAAGCCCTGCATGCGCTGCTGTACGGTACCGGCGAGGAGCGCATCGAGATGCAGCGGGAGAGCATGTTCGGTTCGGGCACCTATTACAACCAGTTTGAGGGCATCATTCCCAATCTGGAGCGGCGCTTCCGGGAGACGAGCAGCGAGTGGGTCAAGGAAGAAATTGCCCTGGTGATGTCCAGTGAGGAATGCCCCGCCTGCCATGGCCGCCGCCTGAAGCCCACGAGCCTGGCGGTGACGGTGGGCGGCATCAACATCGCGGATTTCTGTGATAAGAGCGTCAGTGAGGAACTGGAGTTCATCCGAAATGCCAAGGTCAGCGAACGGGATGAGATGATCGGTGCCCCCATTTTCAAGGAAGTCAAGGAACGTCTGGGTTTCCTGGAAAGTGTGGGCCTGGGCTATCTGACCCTGTCCCGGGGCGCTGCCTCCCTTTCGGGCGGCGAAAGCCAGCGCATTCGTCTTGCCACACAGATTGGCAGTGCGCTAACGGGCGTGTTGTATGTGCTGGATGAGCCCAGCATCGGTTTGCACCAGCGCGACAACGACAAGCTGATCGCCACGATGAAACGCCTGCGCGATCTGGGCAATACCCTGATCGTGGTGGAGCATGATGAAGACACCATGCGGCAGGCGGACTACATTGTGGATGTGGGACCGGGTGCCGGTGTCCACGGCGGTGAGATCGTGGCAGCGGGCAGTGTGGCCGATATCTGCAAGGTGAAGCGGAGCATTACCGGCGCCTATCTTTCGGGGCGCAAGTACGTGGAAGTGCCGGAAACCCGTCGGGAGGGGAACGGCAAGTACCTCCGGGTAGTCAAAGCCCATGAGAATAACCTGCAGAATATCACGGTAGACTTCCCGCTGGGGAAAATGATCTGCGTGACCGGTGTATCCGGCTCCGGCAAATCCACACTGGTGAATGAGATCCTCTACAAGACGCTGGCGGCAGCCCTGAACGGTGCCCGCAGCCGTCCCGGACAGTGCGAGGAAGTGCAGGGCATGGAATGGGTGGACAAGGTCATCGGTATTGATCAGTCGCCCATCGGGCGCACACCGCGCTCCAACCCCGCCACCTATACCGGCGTGTTTGGAGATATCCGCGCGCTGTTTGCCAGCACGCAGGATGCCAAGATGCGCGGGTACGGCCCGGGACGGTTCAGCTTCAACGTCAAGGGCGGCCGCTGTGAAGCCTGCGAGGGCGGCGGTATCCTGCAGATCGAGATGCATTTCCTGCCGGATATCTACGTGCCCTGTGATGTCTGCAAGGGCAAGCGGTACAACCGGGAAACGCTGGAAGTCAAGTACAAGGACAAGAACATCTCCGATGTGCTGGATATGACGGTGGAGGAAGCCTGCAACTTCTTCGCCAACATCCCCAAAATCGCCCGCAAGCTGCAGACGCTGCAGGAGGTCGGCCTTGGCTATATTCAGCTGGGGCAGGCTGCGACAACGCTGTCGGGCGGTGAAGCCCAGCGGGTGAAGCTGGCCAACGAACTGGCACGCCGCGGAACCGGGCAGACCGTGTATATTCTGGACGAACCCACCACCGGTCTGCATGTGGCCGATGTGCACCGTCTGGTCAAGGTGCTGGACAAACTGGTGGACGCGGGCAATACGGTGATCGTTATTGAGCACAATCTGGATGTGATCAAGCGCGCCGACTATATCATTGACTTGGGACCGGAAGGCGGCAGCGGCGGCGGCCGCATTGTGGCAACCGGTACGCCGGAAGAGGTGGCGGAAAACCCCAACTCCTTCACGGGACAGTATCTGAAACCCATGCTGGAACGGGCCCGGGAACTGCAGAAGAAAACGAAATAA
- a CDS encoding YlbF family regulator, with protein sequence MDCMDLFKKAAAAMQTDPRYLELDAARRANDADQELQGMIGEFNLARLDLNNESTKAETDAARVAELNKKINDLYTQIMASEGMVRYTAAKAECEAMVSYIDAIINTAMNGGDPMTVQQPSGSCTGSCATCGGCH encoded by the coding sequence ATGGATTGCATGGATTTGTTTAAGAAAGCGGCTGCGGCGATGCAGACCGATCCCCGTTACCTCGAACTGGACGCGGCGCGCCGTGCCAACGATGCCGACCAGGAACTGCAGGGCATGATCGGGGAGTTCAACCTGGCCCGGCTGGACCTCAACAACGAGAGCACCAAGGCGGAAACGGATGCCGCCCGGGTGGCGGAACTGAACAAGAAAATCAATGACCTGTATACCCAGATCATGGCCAGCGAGGGCATGGTCCGCTATACGGCTGCCAAGGCGGAGTGTGAAGCTATGGTCAGCTATATCGACGCCATTATCAACACTGCCATGAATGGCGGAGACCCCATGACTGTACAGCAGCCCTCCGGAAGCTGCACCGGCAGCTGTGCCACCTGCGGCGGATGCCACTAA
- the miaB gene encoding tRNA (N6-isopentenyl adenosine(37)-C2)-methylthiotransferase MiaB, with translation MEKLTYTHNDEAAQVLAAYYETPPLAYVRSYGCQQNVNDGEKIRGVLQDVGFGICDTLEDADLILFNTCAVREHAEQRVFGNIGALKKLKEQNPRLIIGVCGCMAQQAHIVEKLRQSYPYVDLVFGVDGIDRLPAMLEERLRRGKRYLEKPEPRNAVVEDMPIRRDSGFRAWLPIMYGCDNFCTYCIVPYVRGRERSREPEAILAEFRDLVAKGYKEITLLGQNVNSYGKGLENAIDFADLLNLLCAVPGDYQIRFMTSHPKDASRKLIDTIAAQPHLCKHIHLPVQSGSDRLLQQMNRHYTVEQYLELVDYARKKIPGVTFSSDIIVGFPGETEEDFEATLDLVRKVGYMQLFTFIYSKRNGTPAAKMPDPTTHAEKAARMERLLRTQDEIAFSAIAAMAGQTVRVLVEAAGRTPGTVNGRLDNNLVVEFPAEETLIGQWAQVHLTGSRAALLTGELVSE, from the coding sequence TTGGAAAAACTGACTTATACTCACAACGACGAAGCCGCCCAGGTGCTGGCGGCTTATTACGAAACACCGCCGCTGGCCTATGTGCGCAGCTATGGCTGCCAGCAGAATGTCAACGACGGTGAAAAGATCCGCGGTGTACTGCAGGATGTGGGGTTCGGCATCTGCGATACGCTGGAAGATGCCGATCTGATCCTCTTCAATACCTGCGCCGTACGGGAACACGCGGAGCAGCGGGTCTTCGGCAACATCGGTGCGCTGAAGAAACTCAAGGAGCAGAATCCGCGGCTGATCATCGGTGTATGTGGCTGCATGGCCCAGCAGGCTCATATCGTGGAAAAACTGCGCCAGAGCTATCCTTATGTGGATCTTGTCTTTGGTGTGGACGGAATCGACCGTCTGCCGGCCATGCTGGAGGAACGTCTGCGCCGCGGCAAACGCTATCTGGAAAAGCCGGAACCGCGCAATGCCGTGGTGGAGGATATGCCGATCCGCCGCGATTCCGGCTTCCGCGCCTGGCTGCCCATCATGTACGGGTGCGACAATTTCTGCACCTATTGTATTGTACCCTATGTACGTGGCCGGGAACGCAGCCGGGAACCGGAGGCCATCCTGGCCGAGTTCCGGGATCTGGTCGCAAAGGGATACAAAGAAATTACGCTGCTGGGGCAGAATGTCAACAGCTATGGCAAAGGGCTGGAAAACGCCATCGATTTTGCCGACCTGCTGAATCTGCTCTGCGCCGTACCCGGGGACTATCAGATCCGGTTCATGACCAGCCATCCCAAGGATGCCAGCCGCAAACTGATCGACACCATTGCGGCACAGCCCCACCTGTGCAAGCACATTCATCTGCCGGTTCAGTCCGGCAGCGACCGGCTGCTCCAGCAGATGAACCGGCACTACACGGTGGAGCAGTACCTGGAACTGGTGGACTACGCCCGCAAAAAAATCCCGGGAGTGACCTTCTCCAGCGACATCATCGTGGGATTCCCCGGGGAAACCGAGGAAGATTTTGAGGCAACACTGGATCTTGTGCGCAAGGTCGGCTATATGCAGCTGTTTACCTTCATCTATTCCAAGCGCAACGGGACCCCGGCAGCCAAGATGCCCGATCCCACCACTCATGCGGAGAAGGCTGCCCGCATGGAACGGTTGCTGCGTACCCAGGATGAGATTGCGTTTTCCGCCATTGCCGCCATGGCCGGACAGACCGTGCGGGTGCTGGTGGAAGCGGCCGGGCGCACGCCCGGAACGGTGAACGGCCGTCTGGACAACAATCTGGTGGTGGAATTCCCCGCCGAAGAGACGCTGATCGGCCAGTGGGCGCAGGTGCATCTCACAGGATCCCGCGCTGCCCTTCTGACCGGCGAACTGGTCAGCGAATAA